In the Halorussus salinus genome, TCTCGCCGCCCTCGTCCTGCGTGAACCGGTAGAGCGTCATCCCCTCACCGTCGGTCAAGACGACGCCGTACTCGGGATGCGTCGTCACTTGTAACGTGAACCGGGTCTCCTCTTGCTGGGTCGTCGTCTCCTGTGCCCGCCCGGTGGTCTCGGTCTCCTGTCGATTTTCACTCGCGCCCGCGAACCCGATACTCGACCCCACGAGGCCGAGTCCGGACGCTCGCAGGAGCGTTCTCCTCGTCAGTGCCATGCTAGCATCTATCACGAACTTCCGCAAATCGGTTATCGAAAGTTCCCGTTACGTTTCGGCCAAATTCACCGTTTCGGGCCCGGAGAGTTACACGTCGGACCGCGGGTTCGCCGAATCAGACGGTGAAGAGGTGTCCCTCGCGCGGCACGTCGAACAGGCCCACGCGCGCACCCGCGTCCAACCACGCGTGACCGTAGGAAAAGGAGGCGAGCGCGTTCACGAGGTCGTCGTTCTCCCGGAAGTGACGACCGTCTTCGAGGTACGAACGCGCCATCTCCAGACACTCGGCGGCGGCCTCGCCCATCGGGGTCTCCTCTGGCGGCGCGATTTCGGCGGCGTCGAGGGCCTCCGCGAGCAGGCCCTCGTATCGGTCGGTCTTCTCCTCGAGGTCGGCGGGCATACGTGGTACGAAGAAAGGTACCGGGGTAAGAGCTTCGAGAGGCTGTCCGAATCCCCCGGCTCTCGACGGCTACAAATCGGCCCGCCCGCCGACTCGCTGGCAACCGAGGAACCGGAAAATCGAGGAGACAACACAAGCTAAATACCCTCCCGGTAGCAATATTGCACTATGAGCGAACACCCGCACGTCGAGATTTATACGAAGGAAGACTGTCCGTACTGCGAGAAAGCGAAGGACCTCTTCGACGGGAAGGGCGTCGAGTACGAGACGTACAACGTGACCGGCGACGACGAACTGTTCGACGAGATGGTCGAGCGCGCGAACGGTCGCCAGACCGCTCCTGAGGTATTCATCGACGACGAGTTAATCGGCGGCTGGGACGACACCCAAGCCTTGGACGAGTCGGGCGAGTTGGACGAGAAGTTGGGCATCGCCACGGCCGACGGCGGGACCGAACATCACAAGCTCGTCATCTCCGGGAGCGGTATCGCGGGCCTGACCGCGGCCATCTACGCCGCGCGGTCGAACAACGACCCCCTCGTGTTGGAGGGCGACGAACCCGGCGGTCAGTTGACGCTGACGACCGACGTGGAGAACTACCCCGGCTTCCCCGAGGGCATCAGCGGCCCGGACCTCATCAACAACATGAAAGAGCAGGCCGAGCGGTTCGGCGCGGAGGTCAAGAACGGCGTCATCGAGGAGGTAGACGATTCGTCGCGTCCGTACCGCGTCGAACTCTCGAACGGCGACGTGTACACCGCCGACGCGTTCATCGCGGCCTCCGGCGCGAGCGCCCGGACGCTGGGCATCCCCGGCGAGGACGACCTGATGGGCTACGGCGTCTCGACCTGCGCGACCTGCGACGGAGCCTTCTTCCGCGACGAGGAGATGATAGTCGTGGGCGGCGGCGACGCGGCGATGGAGGAGGCCAACTTCCTCACGAAGTTCGCCTCGAAGGTGTATCTGGTCCACCGGCGCGAGGAGTTCCGCGCCGAGGACTACTGGATAGACCGGACCCACGAGAAGGTCGAGGAGGGCGACATCGAGATAATCCAGAACGCGGAAGTCCGGGAGATTCACGGCTCGGTCGAGGAGGGCGTCGATTACGTCGAGTTGGTTCGCAACCCCGAGGGCTACCCGACCGACAAACTCGACGACCCCGAGACCGAGGAGTTCGAGATGGACGTGGGCGCGGTCTTCCTCGCTATCGGCCACACGCCGAACACCGACTACCTCGAAGACACCGGCGTCGAGATGGACGAGGCTGGGTACATCCAGACCGAGGGCGGCAAGGGCGGCGGCCAGACGAAGACCGGCGTCCCCGGCATCTTCGGCGCTGGCGACGTGGTGGACTACCACTACCAGCAGGCCGTGACCGCCGCGGGGATGGGCTGTAAGGCGGCGCTCGACGCGGACGACTACCTCGAAACCGCCGAACTCGAAGTCGAAGAAGGCGCGACCGAGGCCGCCGCGAGCGACGACTGAGGAGGCTCTTTCTTTCGGTTCGGGTCAGTCGTCCGAGACCGCCGGTTCGCCGTCGTCGGCGTTGGCGGGACCCGGACCCGGCGTGCCCCGCACGTCGCCCTCGCGCCATGTGTCCCGCGAGAACCACAGGTACGCGATGGTCGCGCCCAAGACGTTCGAGACGAAGAAGCCGACCCAGATGCCCTCGACGCCGAAGATGGCCTCGGTGGGGACGAACGGAATCGAGAGGCGGAACTGCGAGGCGACGTAGGAGACCGGGAGTCGAATCCCCGCCAGCGTCGTGATGGCGATGGCGGCCGCGACCATCGTCTTGCCCGCGCCGCGGAACCCGCCCGTGAACGCTCGCATGATGCCGATGAAGCCGAACGACAGCGACACGTACCGGAGGAAGGTCGCGCCGGAGGCCAGCACCGCGGGGTCGTCGGTGAACACCGCGACGATGGGTCTCGGAACGAGGAAGATGAGGACCCCCGCGGCCGCGAGGACGGCGAACAGTCCCTTGGCGGCGAGGTAGTTCGCCTTCGCCGCGCGGTCGTACTTGCCCGCGCCGATGTTCTGGCCGGTCATCGTCTCGACGCCGCGCGCCACCGCGATGGCCGGGAGGAAGATGACCGAGAAGACGCGCGTCCCGATGCCGTAGGCGGCGAC is a window encoding:
- the trxB gene encoding thioredoxin-disulfide reductase is translated as MSEHPHVEIYTKEDCPYCEKAKDLFDGKGVEYETYNVTGDDELFDEMVERANGRQTAPEVFIDDELIGGWDDTQALDESGELDEKLGIATADGGTEHHKLVISGSGIAGLTAAIYAARSNNDPLVLEGDEPGGQLTLTTDVENYPGFPEGISGPDLINNMKEQAERFGAEVKNGVIEEVDDSSRPYRVELSNGDVYTADAFIAASGASARTLGIPGEDDLMGYGVSTCATCDGAFFRDEEMIVVGGGDAAMEEANFLTKFASKVYLVHRREEFRAEDYWIDRTHEKVEEGDIEIIQNAEVREIHGSVEEGVDYVELVRNPEGYPTDKLDDPETEEFEMDVGAVFLAIGHTPNTDYLEDTGVEMDEAGYIQTEGGKGGGQTKTGVPGIFGAGDVVDYHYQQAVTAAGMGCKAALDADDYLETAELEVEEGATEAAASDD
- a CDS encoding DUF357 domain-containing protein, whose translation is MPADLEEKTDRYEGLLAEALDAAEIAPPEETPMGEAAAECLEMARSYLEDGRHFRENDDLVNALASFSYGHAWLDAGARVGLFDVPREGHLFTV